In a single window of the bacterium genome:
- a CDS encoding T9SS type A sorting domain-containing protein: MTKYLLSILRPGTLAVLLTLLVWPAAAAVLPSAAPVVDGQITDWNLTTDWVSQMHRAWKASKEYQSDLYLRYDCATQTMFVLVLTRTGYPGLLDPTLSWIKATDLGNATIVSGTSDNNGVPPDFAWVGVGFDGNPNHVQGFEASFPLTPGPHTIKAHIEIEDSGPQTSGTPTDVATNYTCDAPPPPPPTPTYDFGDAPDTFGTLLASNGARHQIVAGFYLGAGIDADSDGHPNVAAAGDDAADSGDEDGVQFLTKLTVCKTAVIKVTASMAGKLDAWFDWNSDGDWNDAGEQLFVSQTLHAGSNLLQFTVPCTAAAFAPVYTRFRFSRAGGLTPVGLAVDGEVEDYLVQITEHHDPMGYFYCETTGEILPGGLIEVSGPGEVIILHDGSTGYYEFITDGTAGVYTMTVTPPAGYPLSTSCLPQAGPLDPSGQPDPYVLGSGPDAAGTHLLDYSCPGNPYYVSFNLAPGDPLIHFNNIPLQCPQEPTRPQVGIHIKKYTNGQDADTPSGPVLLLDDTVTWTYDVNGIFEPQSEAAIDDVQVVDDNGTPATTLDDFSPAYVSGDDGDGLLEPGETWHYQATGHAQLGQYANLGSVTGRFCWPAESAPGAEFPEMECDTLRASDPSHYYGELRNTVKPDDFVVALTFKTASGQAVGDVLAYLQVPGEQEWKVLSSAEISLLWGRHPHNALFRGLFPVPGGTYHFKFIAPAGYQFAGPDGMDLDVPDASAYYSVTGHEFILNPTAGAVAAAPATTPAVAANALVLVQGSPAHRSESWSKAVDGVTAGWEGTATVRPDDSGAAWALFRFGDEQLYRFNYITLQTDNGVDDDAVADRQAVRFEVLVSTTGTEPGDFTSAGAFRVKHPEMTWYRLNSTVAAKYVLLKVTEPKWGDGGWMQVVEFGVNTSERKGAVPAEATAETAAVTAVPAAHALQTNYPNPFNPETTISWQLAETALVSVRIYNLTGEEVAVLVNQEQPAGYYKVTWNAAALPSGLYFCRFNAGSTTAVKRMLLLK; the protein is encoded by the coding sequence ATGACCAAGTATCTACTCTCCATTCTCAGACCAGGAACGCTGGCCGTACTGCTGACGTTGCTGGTTTGGCCCGCTGCCGCTGCGGTTCTCCCGTCCGCAGCGCCCGTGGTCGACGGCCAGATCACGGATTGGAACCTTACCACCGACTGGGTGTCCCAGATGCACCGCGCCTGGAAGGCCTCCAAAGAGTATCAATCCGACCTCTATCTGCGCTACGACTGCGCGACACAGACCATGTTCGTCCTGGTCCTGACCCGGACCGGCTATCCCGGCCTGCTCGATCCCACGCTCAGCTGGATCAAGGCGACCGATCTCGGCAATGCCACGATCGTTTCGGGCACCTCCGACAACAACGGCGTGCCCCCCGATTTCGCCTGGGTGGGCGTGGGTTTTGACGGCAATCCTAACCACGTTCAGGGTTTTGAAGCCTCGTTTCCACTGACACCCGGCCCCCACACCATCAAGGCGCACATCGAGATCGAAGACAGCGGCCCGCAGACTTCGGGCACGCCCACCGATGTGGCCACCAACTATACCTGCGACGCGCCTCCTCCTCCTCCGCCCACTCCGACCTATGATTTCGGCGATGCCCCCGATACCTTCGGCACCCTGCTCGCCAGCAACGGCGCCCGCCATCAGATCGTCGCCGGCTTTTACCTCGGCGCGGGGATCGATGCCGACAGCGACGGCCACCCGAATGTTGCCGCCGCGGGCGATGATGCCGCCGACAGCGGCGATGAGGACGGCGTTCAGTTCCTCACCAAACTGACCGTCTGCAAAACCGCGGTCATCAAGGTGACCGCCTCCATGGCCGGCAAGCTCGACGCCTGGTTCGACTGGAACAGCGACGGCGACTGGAATGACGCGGGCGAGCAACTCTTCGTCAGCCAGACCCTCCATGCCGGATCGAACCTGCTCCAGTTCACCGTGCCCTGCACGGCCGCCGCCTTCGCACCGGTCTACACCCGCTTCCGCTTCAGCAGGGCCGGCGGATTGACCCCGGTCGGGCTGGCCGTCGACGGCGAGGTCGAGGATTATCTGGTCCAGATCACCGAACACCACGACCCCATGGGCTATTTCTATTGCGAGACCACCGGCGAGATCCTCCCCGGCGGCCTGATCGAGGTCTCGGGCCCGGGCGAGGTCATCATCCTTCATGACGGCAGCACGGGATATTATGAATTCATCACCGACGGCACGGCCGGCGTCTATACCATGACCGTTACGCCCCCGGCCGGCTATCCCCTCAGCACCAGCTGCCTGCCGCAGGCTGGACCCCTGGATCCCTCCGGCCAGCCCGATCCCTATGTCCTGGGCTCCGGCCCCGACGCTGCCGGAACGCACTTGCTCGACTATTCCTGCCCCGGAAATCCCTATTATGTCAGCTTTAATCTTGCGCCGGGCGATCCCTTGATCCATTTCAATAATATCCCCCTGCAATGCCCGCAGGAACCAACCCGGCCGCAGGTCGGCATCCACATCAAAAAGTACACCAACGGCCAGGATGCCGATACCCCCTCCGGACCGGTCCTGCTCCTCGACGACACCGTGACCTGGACCTATGATGTCAACGGCATCTTCGAGCCGCAGTCGGAGGCCGCTATCGACGATGTTCAGGTGGTGGATGACAACGGCACCCCCGCCACTACCCTCGACGATTTCAGCCCCGCCTATGTCAGCGGCGATGACGGAGACGGGCTGCTCGAACCCGGCGAGACCTGGCATTACCAGGCTACCGGCCATGCCCAGCTCGGCCAGTATGCCAACCTCGGCTCGGTGACCGGCCGCTTCTGCTGGCCGGCGGAGTCCGCGCCGGGCGCCGAGTTCCCCGAAATGGAGTGCGACACCCTCCGCGCCAGCGACCCCAGCCACTATTACGGCGAGCTGCGCAACACCGTCAAGCCCGACGATTTCGTCGTCGCCCTGACCTTCAAGACCGCCTCCGGACAGGCCGTGGGCGACGTCCTCGCCTATCTGCAGGTGCCCGGTGAGCAGGAGTGGAAGGTCCTCAGCAGCGCCGAGATCAGCCTGCTCTGGGGCCGCCATCCCCACAACGCCCTCTTCCGCGGCCTCTTCCCGGTCCCGGGCGGCACCTATCACTTCAAATTCATCGCGCCCGCGGGCTATCAGTTTGCCGGACCGGACGGGATGGATCTGGACGTGCCGGATGCCAGCGCCTATTACTCCGTCACCGGTCATGAGTTCATCCTGAATCCGACGGCGGGCGCGGTCGCGGCCGCACCGGCTACGACGCCTGCGGTGGCCGCCAACGCCCTGGTGCTGGTCCAGGGCTCCCCGGCGCACCGCAGCGAATCCTGGAGCAAGGCGGTGGATGGCGTGACCGCCGGCTGGGAGGGCACCGCCACCGTCCGTCCCGATGACTCGGGCGCGGCCTGGGCGCTCTTCCGCTTCGGCGACGAGCAGCTCTATCGCTTCAATTATATCACCCTGCAGACCGACAACGGCGTGGACGACGATGCGGTCGCCGACCGCCAGGCGGTGCGTTTCGAGGTGCTGGTCTCGACGACCGGGACTGAGCCCGGCGATTTCACCAGCGCCGGCGCCTTCCGGGTCAAGCATCCCGAGATGACCTGGTACCGTCTCAACAGCACCGTGGCCGCCAAATATGTCCTGCTCAAGGTCACCGAGCCGAAATGGGGCGACGGCGGCTGGATGCAGGTGGTCGAGTTCGGCGTCAATACCTCCGAGCGCAAGGGAGCGGTTCCGGCGGAAGCCACGGCCGAGACGGCTGCGGTTACGGCCGTGCCGGCGGCGCATGCCCTCCAGACCAACTATCCCAATCCCTTCAATCCGGAGACGACGATCTCCTGGCAGCTGGCCGAAACCGCGCTGGTCTCGGTACGCATCTACAACCTCACCGGCGAGGAGGTGGCCGTGCTCGTCAACCAGGAACAGCCGGCGGGATACTACAAGGTGACCTGGAACGCGGCCGCGCTGCCTTCGGGTCTCTATTTCTGCCGCTTCAATGCCGGCAGCACCACCGCCGTCAAGCGGATGCTCCTGCTCAAGTAA
- a CDS encoding Gfo/Idh/MocA family oxidoreductase — protein sequence MKNFALIGAAGYIAPRHLQAIRDTGHTLVAACDRSDSVGILDRWFADVDFFTEFERFDRHAEKLRRLGEAQRIHYVTICSPNYLHDAHIRFALRIGADAICEKPLVLNPWNLDVLSELERESGRRVYTILQLRVHPALVALHDRIAAEPAGRIHEVELSYITSRGRWYDFSWKGDVHKSGGIATNIGIHFFDMLAWIFGPVQGLEVHLAEERRAAGWLELERARVRWYLSIDRGDLPGAAAAAGKSTFRSVQVDGEEVEFSEGFTDLHTRVYEETLAGRGFGINEARTSVEIAHRIRHAHPVQPDPLRQHPLVTLR from the coding sequence ATGAAAAATTTTGCCCTCATCGGCGCCGCCGGCTATATCGCCCCGCGCCATCTCCAAGCCATCCGCGACACCGGCCACACCCTGGTCGCCGCCTGCGACCGCAGCGACTCGGTCGGCATTCTCGACCGCTGGTTCGCGGATGTCGATTTCTTCACCGAGTTCGAGCGCTTCGACCGCCATGCCGAGAAACTGCGCCGCCTCGGCGAGGCGCAGCGCATCCACTATGTCACCATCTGCTCGCCCAATTATCTCCACGACGCGCACATCCGCTTCGCCCTGCGCATCGGCGCCGACGCGATCTGCGAAAAACCGCTGGTGCTCAACCCCTGGAACCTCGACGTCCTCAGCGAACTCGAGCGCGAGAGCGGCCGCCGCGTCTATACTATCCTGCAGCTGCGCGTCCATCCCGCCCTGGTGGCGCTGCACGACCGTATCGCCGCCGAGCCGGCCGGCCGCATCCACGAGGTCGAGCTGAGCTATATCACCTCGCGCGGCCGCTGGTACGATTTCTCCTGGAAGGGGGATGTGCACAAATCGGGCGGGATCGCTACCAACATCGGCATCCACTTTTTCGACATGCTCGCCTGGATCTTTGGGCCGGTGCAGGGGCTGGAGGTCCATCTCGCGGAGGAACGCCGCGCCGCCGGCTGGCTCGAGCTGGAGCGGGCGCGGGTGCGCTGGTACCTCTCGATCGACCGCGGCGATCTGCCCGGCGCGGCGGCCGCGGCCGGCAAGTCGACCTTCCGCTCGGTGCAGGTGGACGGCGAGGAGGTCGAGTTCTCGGAGGGATTCACCGATCTGCATACCCGGGTCTATGAGGAGACCCTCGCCGGGCGCGGCTTTGGCATCAACGAGGCGCGCACCTCGGTCGAGATCGCGCATCGCATCCGCCACGCCCATCCGGTCCAGCCGGATCCGCTGCGGCAGCATCCCCTGGTCACGCTCCGCTAG
- a CDS encoding polysaccharide biosynthesis/export family protein: MKHLHRIFLILLIFAAIVSPQERRIKAGDGIEIVVYGHQELSRIVTVSPQGTIDFPFMQNLPVDGLTLEKLREIVVAQLSRYLDTFPVVTLNFAKSNVININIMGMVKQPGIRQMPLASNLQGAIAAAGGPMSGARLSEVQLLRGEPGKMATTRYDLRKFLLEGDLKQNPVLAEGDIIMVTSGELLDNVKVIGEVRLPGVFEEFTSATVIDMIMRAGGPTANADVKKIRYVSPSRKKQTEYRINLEQYLAATGTYPNPEVKAGDIIYIPKKPAGWQSFLPYVSTISSLLISIYYVVLIRNN; the protein is encoded by the coding sequence ATGAAACACCTGCACCGCATCTTTCTGATCCTGCTCATCTTCGCCGCCATTGTCAGTCCCCAGGAGCGCCGCATCAAGGCCGGCGACGGCATCGAGATCGTCGTCTATGGCCACCAGGAACTCTCCCGCATCGTCACCGTCTCCCCCCAGGGCACCATCGACTTTCCCTTCATGCAGAATCTCCCGGTCGACGGCCTCACCCTGGAGAAGCTGCGCGAGATCGTCGTCGCCCAGCTCTCGCGCTACCTCGATACCTTCCCCGTGGTCACCCTCAATTTCGCCAAAAGCAACGTCATCAACATCAATATCATGGGCATGGTCAAGCAGCCCGGCATCCGCCAGATGCCCCTCGCTTCCAACCTCCAGGGGGCGATCGCCGCGGCCGGCGGGCCCATGTCCGGCGCGCGCCTCAGCGAGGTGCAGCTGCTGCGCGGCGAGCCCGGCAAGATGGCCACCACCCGCTATGACCTGCGCAAATTCCTGCTCGAGGGCGATCTCAAGCAGAATCCGGTTCTCGCCGAAGGCGACATCATCATGGTCACCAGCGGCGAGCTGCTCGACAACGTCAAGGTGATCGGCGAGGTCCGCCTGCCCGGGGTCTTTGAAGAATTCACCAGCGCCACGGTGATCGACATGATCATGCGCGCCGGCGGGCCGACCGCCAATGCCGATGTCAAAAAGATCCGCTACGTCTCCCCGTCGCGCAAGAAGCAGACCGAATACCGCATCAACCTCGAGCAGTATCTCGCCGCCACTGGTACTTATCCCAACCCCGAGGTCAAGGCCGGGGACATCATCTATATCCCGAAAAAGCCGGCCGGCTGGCAGTCCTTTCTCCCCTATGTCAGCACCATTTCCAGCCTGCTGATCAGCATCTATTACGTCGTTTTAATCCGCAATAATTAG